The proteins below are encoded in one region of Syntrophotalea carbinolica DSM 2380:
- a CDS encoding calcium/sodium antiporter: MDLLTLIMLVAGFIILISGAELLVRGAAQLASDMGISPLVVGLTVVSFGTSAPELAVSVSSAWNGQAGLALGNVVGSNICNILLILGVSALVAPLMVSRQVVRLEVPIMIAAAVLLLLFSLNGGLERWEGLLMFTCAMIYVVWTVVRSLRENREKPPQCELPAGPRPRRLWQIVQIVAGLAMLGLGSRWLVQGAVTIATCLGVSDLVIGLTVVAIGTSLPELATSALAALRGQRDIAVGNVVGSNIFNILVVMGLTASVAPSTIAVPHQALMLDLPIMLAACLACLPIFLTGHRIARWEGGLFFAYFIAYTVFTVLNSLHHPRMGLFVQAMVFFFIPLSLVTLILSLWRSLRQRHKIT, encoded by the coding sequence ATGGATCTTTTGACTTTAATTATGCTCGTAGCTGGCTTTATCATCCTCATCAGCGGCGCCGAACTGCTGGTACGCGGGGCGGCGCAACTGGCCTCGGATATGGGTATTTCACCGCTGGTGGTCGGCCTGACCGTGGTTTCCTTCGGCACCAGCGCGCCGGAACTTGCCGTCAGCGTGTCTTCGGCCTGGAACGGCCAGGCGGGCCTGGCCCTGGGCAACGTGGTCGGCAGCAATATCTGCAATATCCTGCTGATTCTCGGTGTTTCGGCACTGGTCGCCCCCCTGATGGTATCTCGCCAGGTAGTGCGCCTGGAAGTGCCGATCATGATCGCAGCAGCGGTTCTGTTGCTGCTGTTCAGCCTTAACGGCGGCCTGGAGCGCTGGGAAGGGTTGTTGATGTTCACCTGCGCCATGATCTACGTGGTCTGGACGGTTGTGCGCAGCCTCAGGGAGAACCGCGAGAAACCGCCCCAGTGCGAATTGCCGGCCGGCCCCCGCCCGCGGCGGTTGTGGCAGATCGTGCAGATTGTGGCAGGGTTGGCCATGCTCGGCCTGGGCTCGCGCTGGCTGGTGCAGGGGGCTGTCACCATCGCCACCTGCTTGGGGGTCAGCGACCTGGTGATCGGTCTGACGGTGGTAGCCATCGGCACCTCGCTGCCGGAACTCGCCACTTCGGCCCTGGCCGCCTTACGCGGCCAGCGGGACATCGCCGTCGGCAATGTGGTCGGCAGCAACATCTTCAACATTCTCGTGGTGATGGGACTCACAGCCAGCGTGGCGCCTTCGACTATCGCAGTGCCACACCAGGCCCTGATGCTCGATTTACCGATCATGCTCGCGGCCTGTCTGGCCTGCTTGCCCATTTTTCTCACGGGACATCGCATCGCCCGCTGGGAAGGGGGATTGTTTTTCGCCTATTTTATCGCTTATACCGTTTTTACCGTCCTGAACAGCCTGCACCATCCCCGAATGGGCCTGTTTGTTCAGGCTATGGTCTTTTTCTTTATTCCCCTCTCCCTGGTCACGCTGATTTTGTCCCTCTGGCGGAGCCTGCGTCAACGACACAAAATCACCTGA
- the dmeF gene encoding CDF family Co(II)/Ni(II) efflux transporter DmeF, whose amino-acid sequence MHDINDPTTCNHAHNHEIHEHANESKTLRVVILTLATMLIEVAAGYLTGSMALLADGWHMGTHAFALGITWLAYILARRHAHSPVFSFGTGKFGILAGYTSALFLGVAALSMLYQSAQRLLFPVTIAFNEAIVVAILGLVVNAASIAIMHGHGHGHGHNHQHDHSFRAAYLHVIADALTSILAIAALLTGKYLGWAFLDPVMGMLGGVLILRWAWSLLKQTGHILLDGKAPEAIYGEIRTALESDNDSRVTDLRVWYLGSHDLAALASVDTGQALSPGDYRQRLEKIHGLHHITVEVHHRDLHTNCCKA is encoded by the coding sequence ATGCATGACATCAATGACCCAACCACCTGCAACCATGCGCATAATCATGAGATTCACGAGCATGCCAATGAATCCAAAACCCTGCGTGTGGTCATCCTGACTCTCGCCACCATGCTGATCGAAGTGGCGGCAGGCTATCTGACCGGATCCATGGCTTTACTGGCGGACGGCTGGCACATGGGAACCCACGCCTTTGCCCTGGGCATCACCTGGCTGGCTTACATCCTTGCCCGAAGACACGCGCATTCTCCGGTCTTCAGCTTTGGTACAGGTAAATTCGGAATCCTGGCCGGCTATACGAGCGCCCTGTTTCTCGGTGTGGCCGCCCTATCGATGCTGTATCAATCGGCACAGCGTCTGCTTTTTCCCGTCACCATTGCGTTTAACGAAGCCATTGTGGTAGCCATACTCGGTCTGGTAGTTAATGCTGCCAGCATCGCCATCATGCACGGTCACGGTCACGGTCACGGCCACAACCACCAACACGATCATAGTTTCAGAGCAGCCTACCTGCATGTCATCGCCGATGCTCTGACTTCGATTCTTGCCATTGCCGCCTTGTTGACGGGTAAATATCTGGGTTGGGCCTTTCTCGATCCCGTCATGGGCATGCTCGGCGGGGTGTTGATACTGCGCTGGGCCTGGTCCCTGCTCAAACAAACGGGCCACATTCTTCTGGACGGCAAAGCCCCGGAAGCTATATATGGGGAAATTCGTACGGCTCTCGAGTCCGACAACGACAGTCGGGTAACCGATTTGCGGGTCTGGTATCTTGGATCGCACGACCTTGCGGCATTGGCCTCCGTGGATACCGGCCAGGCGCTCTCGCCCGGCGATTACCGACAACGGCTTGAAAAAATCCACGGACTGCACCATATTACCGTGGAGGTACATCACCGTGATCTTCACACAAACTGTTGCAAGGCTTGA
- a CDS encoding metal-sensitive transcriptional regulator, which produces MSLCGSDQDKERLLKRLHRIEGQVRGLGGMIENNRDCIEVLRQIASATMALKGVWVQVVGDHMRGCIKQAVLDGDNSDQLIDELTDLLQKIR; this is translated from the coding sequence ATGAGTCTTTGCGGATCGGACCAGGACAAGGAACGCCTTCTGAAACGCCTGCACCGTATTGAAGGTCAGGTCAGGGGCCTAGGCGGTATGATCGAGAATAATCGCGACTGCATCGAGGTCTTGCGCCAGATCGCCTCAGCCACCATGGCTCTTAAAGGGGTATGGGTACAGGTTGTCGGCGATCACATGCGCGGTTGTATCAAACAGGCCGTACTGGATGGCGACAACAGCGACCAACTCATCGACGAATTGACCGATCTTTTGCAAAAAATACGCTGA
- a CDS encoding extracellular solute-binding protein, with product MKRLFLMMVFLVMAAICGVSQSLAEAGELVVYSARNEHLIQPLFDAYTEQTGTEIRFITDKAGPLLARLKAEGSGTPADLLITVDAGNLWHAAQEGILQPVVSETLQRNIPEHLRDTENRWFGLSLRARTLVYSTERVRPEQLSTYAALGGEVWKGRLLLRTSKKVYNQSLVAMLIAAHGEAGAESIVRSWVDNLAAAPLANDTQVMEAILAGQGDVGIVNTYYFGRLLRKDPNIKLALYWPNQGEASGGVHVNVSGAGVTRHAKHRAEAIRFLEWLSSEKAQNLFADGNLEYPVNPKVKPHADVAAWGAFRASDLPLIQAGELQESAIRLMDRAGYR from the coding sequence ATGAAAAGATTGTTTTTAATGATGGTGTTTCTGGTTATGGCTGCGATTTGCGGCGTATCGCAAAGTCTTGCCGAGGCTGGAGAACTGGTTGTTTATTCGGCGCGCAACGAACATCTGATTCAGCCGTTATTCGATGCTTATACTGAACAGACCGGCACTGAAATTCGTTTCATTACCGATAAGGCCGGTCCCTTGCTGGCTCGTCTCAAGGCGGAAGGTTCCGGAACTCCGGCGGATCTTCTCATCACTGTTGACGCCGGAAATTTATGGCATGCGGCGCAAGAGGGAATCCTGCAGCCGGTGGTTTCGGAAACATTGCAACGCAATATCCCGGAACATCTGCGCGATACCGAAAATCGCTGGTTCGGGTTGTCTTTAAGAGCTCGAACTCTGGTTTACAGTACGGAGAGGGTGCGTCCGGAGCAGCTCAGCACCTATGCAGCCCTCGGTGGGGAAGTCTGGAAAGGGCGCTTGCTTCTGCGTACCTCCAAGAAGGTGTACAACCAGTCGCTGGTCGCCATGCTGATCGCCGCCCATGGCGAGGCTGGCGCCGAGTCCATCGTCCGTTCCTGGGTGGATAACCTTGCCGCTGCTCCCCTGGCCAACGATACCCAGGTGATGGAGGCGATCCTGGCTGGGCAGGGAGATGTCGGGATCGTGAACACCTATTACTTCGGTCGTCTGCTGAGAAAGGACCCGAACATAAAACTGGCTCTGTACTGGCCTAATCAGGGCGAGGCAAGCGGCGGAGTCCACGTCAACGTTTCAGGGGCCGGCGTTACACGTCATGCCAAGCATCGGGCCGAAGCCATACGTTTTCTGGAGTGGTTGTCGAGCGAAAAGGCACAGAATCTGTTTGCCGACGGAAATCTGGAATATCCGGTCAATCCGAAGGTCAAACCCCATGCGGATGTCGCTGCCTGGGGGGCTTTTCGTGCCAGCGATCTGCCTTTGATTCAGGCCGGTGAACTGCAGGAATCCGCTATCAGATTGATGGATCGTGCCGGTTACCGGTAA
- a CDS encoding ABC transporter permease, with the protein MKTRLCRVFTRFRPDRDTGWTVLIGTACALVLAPLLVIFMAWRQPAHDIWHHLYATVLFDLLVNSLVLAVGVCAGSAVLGVSLALLTALCEFPGRRLFSWVLLLPLAMPAYVLAVAVLGLLDYSGPVASVLRSLFGSATWLPPARSTPVIIGVLTLTLYPYVYLLARNAFRTQGQRMLEAACSLGCSPCRAFFKVVLPMARPWIAGGVMLVLMETLADFGTVSAFNFDTFTTAIYKAWYGFFSLPAAAQLSSCLVTLIFVVVLLEQRLRSRRRYAESRPVAAGNRIQLRGCRRWLACAYATSVLMLALVLPVGQLLYWAVGSWGEEFNVRYFGLLYHSLRLGMIGALVVVLVALGVAYGLRRRPGPGHRAMVRLANLGYALPGPVLAVGLFIPMIGLDRYVSTFLEEAFGLAPGAWLTGTGLAMLMAYLVRFLAVGFKTVDGAMHRIPPQLDDAARLMGHGSFSRLMRLHLPLLKNGLLTAATLVFVDVMKEMPMTLMTRPFGVDTLAVKIFELTSEGEWERAALPALTLLAAGVLPIVLFMRAGQDHSLRAR; encoded by the coding sequence GTGAAGACACGGTTGTGTCGTGTCTTCACGCGCTTCCGTCCTGATCGGGATACGGGCTGGACGGTTTTAATCGGGACCGCTTGTGCCTTGGTACTGGCGCCATTGCTGGTGATTTTCATGGCCTGGCGGCAGCCGGCTCACGATATCTGGCATCATTTGTACGCGACGGTTCTGTTCGACCTGTTGGTCAATTCGCTGGTACTGGCGGTGGGCGTTTGCGCCGGTTCGGCTGTGCTCGGTGTCAGCCTGGCCTTGTTGACGGCCCTATGCGAGTTTCCAGGCAGGCGATTGTTTTCCTGGGTGCTGTTGCTACCTCTGGCCATGCCGGCTTACGTGCTGGCCGTGGCGGTGCTCGGTTTACTGGACTATTCCGGTCCGGTAGCAAGCGTGCTGCGCAGCTTGTTCGGGTCGGCAACATGGCTGCCACCGGCGCGGTCGACTCCGGTGATTATCGGGGTTCTCACCTTGACCCTTTATCCCTATGTGTATCTTCTTGCCCGTAACGCATTTCGGACCCAGGGGCAGAGGATGCTGGAAGCAGCCTGCTCCCTTGGTTGCAGCCCTTGCCGAGCGTTTTTCAAAGTCGTGCTGCCCATGGCACGTCCGTGGATAGCCGGTGGCGTGATGCTGGTATTGATGGAAACCCTGGCCGATTTCGGCACGGTTTCGGCGTTCAATTTCGATACTTTCACCACCGCCATTTACAAGGCCTGGTATGGATTCTTCTCCCTGCCGGCCGCAGCCCAATTGTCCTCCTGCCTTGTGACCCTGATTTTTGTTGTGGTGTTGCTTGAGCAACGTCTGCGTAGCCGGCGTCGATATGCAGAATCCCGCCCAGTTGCCGCAGGCAACCGAATTCAGTTGCGGGGCTGTCGGCGTTGGCTGGCATGTGCCTACGCAACGAGTGTGCTTATGCTGGCGTTGGTGTTGCCTGTAGGGCAGCTTTTATATTGGGCTGTCGGTTCCTGGGGGGAGGAGTTCAATGTCCGCTATTTCGGGCTTTTGTACCATTCCCTACGATTGGGAATGATCGGCGCATTGGTTGTGGTGCTGGTGGCGCTGGGGGTGGCCTATGGGCTGCGCAGACGGCCCGGTCCGGGTCATCGGGCCATGGTGCGTTTGGCGAATCTGGGGTATGCCCTGCCGGGGCCGGTTCTGGCGGTTGGGTTGTTTATCCCCATGATTGGCCTCGATCGGTATGTTTCGACGTTCTTGGAGGAAGCTTTCGGCCTGGCTCCCGGTGCCTGGCTCACCGGAACCGGCTTGGCTATGCTGATGGCGTATCTGGTGCGTTTTCTGGCTGTGGGATTCAAGACGGTGGACGGGGCCATGCACCGGATTCCGCCCCAACTCGACGATGCAGCCCGACTCATGGGCCATGGAAGTTTCTCGCGATTGATGCGGCTGCATCTGCCGCTGCTTAAGAACGGCCTGCTGACTGCCGCCACCCTGGTGTTCGTCGATGTCATGAAAGAGATGCCGATGACTCTTATGACGCGCCCTTTTGGTGTCGATACTCTGGCGGTGAAGATTTTCGAACTGACCTCCGAGGGAGAATGGGAAAGGGCCGCATTACCCGCTCTGACCTTGCTGGCTGCAGGCGTGCTGCCCATCGTTCTCTTTATGCGCGCGGGTCAGGACCATAGCCTCAGGGCGCGGTAA
- a CDS encoding ABC transporter ATP-binding protein, producing the protein MDKPVLALEHVTQAYGERRVVKDLTLALDKDQIGCLLGPSGCGKTTTLRIVAGFEPLLAGRVSVNGTVVSRPDWLLPPEKRAIGMVFQDYALFPHLSVQDNIGFGLLHLSRRGRRSRIGEVLELVGLSESRQCFPHELSGGQQQRVALARALAPRPALLLMDEPFSNLDVTLRDRLALEVRQIIKSYGATALFVTHNQQEAFAIADRIGVMDAGELRQWDSVVDLYRKPADPQVACFIGEGTLVPGRATADGAIHTELGLFFDGQAQTDGGPVQVLLRPEDIYHDESSEIKARIIQSQFRGANMFCLLETPSGQQLQALFPGTCEWSAGQSVGISTKLGKPVCFPLDLSSPPSSM; encoded by the coding sequence ATGGATAAGCCTGTGCTTGCATTGGAGCATGTCACCCAGGCCTACGGCGAGCGCCGTGTGGTGAAAGACCTGACCCTGGCCTTGGACAAAGACCAAATCGGCTGTTTGCTTGGTCCCAGCGGTTGTGGCAAGACCACCACGCTGCGCATTGTTGCCGGTTTCGAGCCCCTGCTGGCAGGGCGGGTGAGCGTCAATGGCACGGTTGTCAGCCGTCCCGATTGGCTTCTGCCTCCGGAAAAACGAGCCATCGGCATGGTGTTTCAGGACTATGCCCTGTTTCCGCACCTCTCGGTCCAGGACAACATCGGCTTCGGTTTGCTGCATCTGTCGCGTCGGGGAAGGCGATCCCGTATAGGCGAAGTGCTGGAGTTGGTGGGCCTTTCGGAAAGTCGGCAGTGCTTCCCCCATGAACTTTCCGGGGGCCAGCAGCAGCGGGTCGCTCTGGCCCGTGCTCTGGCGCCACGACCTGCGCTGTTGCTCATGGACGAGCCATTTTCCAATCTCGATGTCACCCTGCGAGATCGGCTGGCCCTGGAGGTGCGGCAGATCATCAAGTCCTACGGCGCTACCGCCTTGTTCGTCACGCATAACCAGCAGGAGGCGTTCGCCATCGCAGATCGCATCGGCGTGATGGATGCCGGTGAGCTGCGGCAGTGGGACAGTGTCGTCGATCTATACCGGAAACCGGCAGATCCCCAGGTCGCATGTTTTATCGGCGAAGGGACGCTGGTGCCCGGGCGGGCTACCGCAGACGGTGCTATTCATACCGAACTGGGGCTATTTTTTGACGGCCAGGCGCAAACAGACGGTGGCCCGGTGCAGGTATTGCTGCGACCGGAAGACATTTACCACGACGAGTCATCGGAAATAAAGGCCCGGATCATTCAAAGCCAGTTTCGTGGGGCGAACATGTTTTGTCTTTTGGAAACCCCAAGTGGACAACAGCTGCAGGCCCTCTTTCCCGGGACATGCGAATGGTCTGCCGGACAGAGCGTCGGCATTTCTACCAAGCTGGGGAAACCGGTCTGCTTTCCCCTGGATCTCTCCTCCCCTCCCTCCTCCATGTAA
- a CDS encoding cation-translocating P-type ATPase, with amino-acid sequence MNDSLYPTHQSAAEVAKRQNTDLRKGLTAQQARRRLARYGRNLIARGKPISAWEIILRQVRNIIVVLLLTAAGISFFLGEILEGLAVLAVVVLNTLFGFITEYRAEKSVESLQQMVKTTAKVLRGGRLRQIAAEEVVAGDILVLEEGDLVTADGRLFEADNLAVDESLLTGESTPSGKTVEPIRGEVPLAECRNMVFMGTAVTRGNGAAVVVATGTATEVGKISDMLATTKEEPSPLEERLERTGRFLVVLTLAITAVVSGTGILGGRPWAEMLKTGIALAIAAVPEGLPAVATVTLAIGMWRMARHRALVKSLPAVETLGSTTVICTDKTGTLTENQMTLQDIALPDRHIRVEGTGYAPTGRFWEGEKPLDSAADETLRDFLRAGALCSNASLSETQGQWSLIGDPTEGALVTAACKAGLEREALTAAGWQRRDELPFDSDLRYMAVRCATPEKGEVIYLKGAPDVVLGMCRSIRQNSGEAPLDESLKASICRENSRLAAEGLRVLGLARKTSPPTGPLSETILSGMTFLGLAGILDPPRPDVADAIGMARAAGIRTIMLTGDQADTALAIARRVGIGSPDESVTSGLELAHMTVPELTARLRICSVYARISPRNKLDIIAALNADNQITAMTGDGVNDAPALKRADIGVAMGQRGTSVARQAADMVLLDDRFATILEAVRQGRVIFDNIHKFIHYLFSCNLSEILVIFLCILMGLPTPLVALQILWLNLVTDVFPALAMGFEAPETDVMTRPPRNPAQGLITTRFKLRIGAEGLFITLGPLVAFAVTVQQGLSLPQCRTVAFMTLAVGQLLHVFNVRRKNGLGFDASLSKAPYLWGAFSLTLVLQLLAVYTPALQRILHTTGLNRDMWIITLMGAAAPVLLMQLWAVMRRLRFSPAK; translated from the coding sequence ATGAACGATTCTCTCTACCCCACTCACCAAAGTGCCGCCGAAGTTGCCAAGCGGCAGAATACCGACCTGCGGAAAGGCCTGACCGCGCAGCAGGCTCGCCGCCGCCTGGCCCGTTACGGGCGCAACCTTATCGCCCGCGGCAAACCCATCTCGGCCTGGGAAATCATCCTGCGCCAGGTACGCAATATCATCGTAGTGCTGCTGCTGACTGCCGCAGGGATATCTTTCTTCCTCGGGGAGATTCTGGAAGGCCTGGCGGTTTTGGCCGTCGTAGTGCTTAACACCCTGTTCGGCTTCATCACCGAATATCGCGCGGAGAAATCGGTGGAGAGCCTGCAGCAGATGGTCAAAACCACCGCCAAGGTGCTACGCGGCGGGCGACTGCGCCAGATTGCCGCGGAAGAAGTGGTCGCCGGCGACATCCTGGTGCTTGAAGAAGGCGATCTCGTCACCGCCGACGGTCGGTTGTTCGAAGCCGACAACCTGGCCGTCGACGAGTCTCTGCTTACCGGGGAATCGACCCCCTCCGGCAAAACCGTCGAGCCCATCCGTGGCGAGGTGCCGCTGGCCGAATGCCGGAATATGGTCTTTATGGGCACCGCTGTCACGCGCGGCAACGGCGCGGCCGTGGTGGTCGCGACGGGTACCGCCACCGAGGTCGGCAAGATCTCGGACATGCTAGCAACGACCAAAGAGGAACCGAGTCCACTTGAGGAACGCCTGGAACGCACCGGAAGATTTCTGGTGGTGCTGACGCTGGCGATTACCGCCGTTGTGTCCGGCACCGGCATTCTCGGCGGACGGCCCTGGGCCGAAATGCTCAAAACCGGCATCGCCCTGGCCATTGCCGCGGTTCCCGAAGGACTGCCGGCGGTGGCCACTGTGACCCTGGCCATCGGTATGTGGCGCATGGCCAGGCACCGGGCCCTGGTCAAAAGCCTGCCCGCCGTGGAAACCCTCGGCTCCACCACGGTGATCTGCACCGATAAAACCGGCACCCTGACCGAAAACCAGATGACCCTGCAGGACATCGCCCTACCGGACCGGCATATCCGGGTCGAGGGCACGGGCTATGCTCCCACCGGCAGATTTTGGGAAGGGGAAAAGCCTCTCGACAGCGCCGCCGATGAAACGCTGCGAGACTTTTTACGGGCCGGAGCGCTGTGCAGCAATGCCAGTCTTTCCGAAACTCAGGGGCAGTGGTCCTTGATCGGGGATCCTACCGAAGGCGCCCTGGTCACAGCCGCCTGCAAAGCCGGTCTGGAGCGGGAAGCCTTAACAGCTGCCGGCTGGCAGCGCCGGGATGAACTGCCTTTCGATTCCGATCTGCGATACATGGCGGTACGCTGCGCCACTCCGGAAAAAGGCGAGGTCATCTACCTCAAGGGAGCACCGGACGTGGTACTTGGCATGTGCCGCAGCATCCGGCAAAATAGTGGCGAGGCCCCCCTGGATGAATCCCTCAAGGCTTCCATATGCCGGGAAAACTCCCGCCTGGCCGCCGAGGGTTTGCGCGTGCTGGGATTAGCCCGAAAAACATCGCCACCGACCGGCCCTCTGTCCGAGACGATCCTTTCCGGCATGACTTTTCTGGGCCTGGCCGGCATCCTCGATCCTCCCCGCCCCGATGTAGCCGACGCCATCGGCATGGCACGCGCGGCTGGTATCCGCACCATCATGCTTACCGGCGACCAGGCCGATACCGCCCTGGCCATCGCGCGACGGGTCGGCATCGGCAGCCCTGACGAAAGCGTCACCAGCGGCCTGGAACTGGCGCACATGACCGTTCCCGAACTGACGGCGAGATTGCGCATCTGCAGTGTCTATGCACGCATCTCCCCGCGTAACAAACTCGATATTATCGCCGCCCTCAATGCCGATAATCAGATCACCGCCATGACCGGTGACGGCGTCAACGACGCCCCGGCGCTCAAACGTGCCGATATCGGGGTCGCCATGGGGCAACGTGGCACCAGTGTCGCCAGACAGGCTGCGGACATGGTACTTTTGGACGACCGTTTCGCCACCATCCTTGAAGCGGTGCGGCAAGGACGGGTCATTTTCGACAATATCCACAAGTTTATCCACTACCTTTTTTCCTGCAATCTGAGCGAGATCCTGGTTATCTTCCTGTGTATCCTCATGGGATTACCTACCCCGCTGGTGGCGCTGCAGATTTTGTGGCTCAATCTTGTCACCGATGTCTTTCCCGCCCTGGCCATGGGATTCGAAGCCCCCGAAACCGATGTCATGACCCGACCGCCCCGCAATCCTGCACAAGGCCTGATAACAACACGTTTCAAGTTACGCATTGGCGCAGAAGGACTGTTTATCACCCTCGGCCCCCTTGTCGCTTTCGCAGTTACCGTGCAGCAGGGGCTGAGCCTGCCCCAATGCCGCACCGTAGCTTTCATGACACTGGCCGTCGGCCAGTTGCTGCATGTTTTCAACGTGCGCCGCAAAAACGGTCTCGGTTTTGACGCCAGCCTTTCCAAAGCGCCCTACCTGTGGGGCGCCTTTTCCCTGACACTGGTTCTGCAACTGCTGGCCGTCTACACGCCGGCACTACAGAGAATCCTGCACACCACCGGCTTGAACAGGGATATGTGGATCATAACTCTCATGGGCGCGGCAGCTCCCGTGTTGCTAATGCAGCTATGGGCCGTGATGCGCCGCCTGCGGTTCAGCCCTGCGAAATAA